From Pelosinus fermentans DSM 17108, the proteins below share one genomic window:
- a CDS encoding SDR family oxidoreductase has translation MKLPFMMDLTSKVAVITGGGGVLGSAFAKAIAQCGAKVAIVDLNRTSAEGVAAEICREGGVAIAVEANVLVKDSLTTALVKIHKELGPCDILLNGAGGNHPAGTTTKEYLYLEDMEKRESIQTFFDLEREGVEFVFNLNFLGTLLPTQIFTRDMVARKQGIVINISSMNAYTPLTKIPAYSGAKAAVSNFTQWLAVHMSKVGIRVNAIAPGFFLTEQTKGLLQREDGTLTERAQKVISQTPMGRFGEPQELIGTLLWLLSEPASGFVNGAVIPVDGGFSAYSGV, from the coding sequence ATGAAGTTGCCATTTATGATGGATCTAACGAGTAAAGTAGCCGTTATCACGGGAGGCGGCGGTGTGCTGGGCAGTGCCTTTGCCAAGGCCATTGCCCAATGCGGGGCAAAAGTAGCCATTGTGGATCTCAATCGTACCAGTGCCGAAGGGGTAGCGGCAGAAATTTGCCGAGAAGGAGGCGTGGCTATCGCCGTAGAGGCCAATGTACTGGTTAAAGACAGCCTGACAACGGCTCTTGTCAAAATTCATAAGGAATTAGGGCCTTGTGATATCTTGCTGAATGGAGCAGGAGGCAATCACCCCGCAGGGACAACAACGAAAGAATATTTATACCTTGAGGATATGGAGAAACGGGAGAGCATTCAAACCTTTTTTGATCTGGAACGGGAGGGGGTAGAGTTCGTCTTTAACCTGAATTTCTTAGGAACCTTGCTGCCCACGCAAATTTTTACCCGGGATATGGTAGCACGAAAGCAGGGCATTGTCATCAACATTTCTTCCATGAATGCCTATACTCCCTTAACCAAGATCCCTGCCTACAGCGGGGCCAAAGCCGCAGTCAGCAATTTCACCCAATGGCTGGCAGTCCATATGTCGAAGGTGGGCATACGGGTCAATGCCATTGCCCCTGGATTCTTCTTAACAGAGCAAACGAAAGGACTCTTGCAGCGTGAGGATGGTACGTTAACCGAGCGGGCCCAGAAGGTGATTTCTCAAACGCCTATGGGACGGTTTGGTGAACCGCAAGAATTGATTGGAACCTTATTGTGGCTGCTCAGTGAACCCGCTTCCGGCTTTGTCAATGGAGCTGTGATTCCCGTGGATGGCGGATTTTCCGCTTACTCTGGTGTGTAG
- a CDS encoding arabinose transporter, with protein MSQVSLKQSLAKLGFALFLTYLSVAMALPVVSVFVIEVLKFPNWLGGAAVGVSFVATILSRKHAGNFADAKSSKKCFMLGFFFYMAAALVCMAAAISGMSASVALAILIAGRLLLGIGESMATVGLTNWHFSRLGPSHSGKILSIFGMAMYGAFALGGPVGLTLYKYFGFASVMLASSIVPIIGVIMFLTSPEVVPHKTTEAKKSFLNLLGTIWKQGLAVTLQGVGFAVLGAFILLYFKEQGWPYAGVGLSLFGIGFVISRILFGALPDKIGGVKVALVSLMVETVGQSLLWLAPHYSLALIGALLTGLGCSMIYPAMGVEVIKRVSPEQRGTAFGGFAMFQDIAYAFSAPIAGVLADNFSYSSTFLFGFIAAVVGIIIVRSMRINNLPIKNTEN; from the coding sequence ATGTCTCAAGTATCATTAAAGCAAAGTCTCGCAAAACTTGGCTTTGCACTTTTTCTCACTTATTTATCCGTCGCGATGGCACTTCCTGTCGTTTCTGTATTCGTAATAGAAGTGCTCAAATTTCCTAATTGGCTAGGGGGGGCCGCTGTCGGTGTCTCCTTCGTTGCAACGATTCTTTCCAGAAAGCACGCGGGAAATTTTGCTGATGCAAAAAGTAGCAAAAAATGCTTTATGCTCGGCTTTTTCTTCTACATGGCTGCTGCACTTGTTTGCATGGCTGCCGCTATAAGTGGAATGAGTGCCTCAGTAGCATTGGCAATTCTTATCGCAGGCCGACTCCTGCTCGGCATTGGAGAAAGCATGGCAACCGTCGGGCTTACAAATTGGCATTTCTCACGCCTCGGCCCTAGCCATTCTGGAAAGATACTCTCGATTTTTGGGATGGCGATGTACGGCGCATTTGCATTAGGCGGTCCTGTGGGACTTACACTCTATAAGTATTTTGGCTTTGCTTCGGTCATGCTAGCGTCATCCATTGTGCCGATTATCGGCGTTATCATGTTTCTCACCTCTCCTGAAGTTGTTCCTCATAAAACTACCGAAGCGAAAAAATCGTTTCTCAATCTTTTGGGAACAATCTGGAAGCAAGGACTTGCCGTTACGCTTCAAGGAGTCGGTTTTGCGGTTCTCGGAGCGTTTATCTTGCTTTATTTTAAAGAGCAAGGATGGCCGTATGCTGGTGTCGGTCTTTCATTATTCGGAATCGGATTTGTGATAAGCCGGATTCTTTTCGGTGCTCTACCCGATAAAATTGGAGGAGTAAAAGTCGCTCTCGTTTCGCTTATGGTTGAAACCGTTGGGCAAAGTTTACTTTGGCTTGCACCTCATTATAGTCTTGCATTGATTGGTGCTCTACTTACGGGTCTCGGCTGTTCAATGATATACCCGGCTATGGGTGTAGAAGTTATAAAGAGGGTTAGCCCAGAACAGCGCGGCACCGCTTTCGGAGGATTCGCAATGTTTCAGGATATTGCCTATGCCTTTTCCGCACCGATTGCGGGCGTTCTTGCCGATAATTTTAGCTATTCTTCAACCTTTCTTTTCGGGTTTATCGCTGCAGTCGTTGGTATTATCATAGTTCGTTCAATGCGCATCAACAATCTGCCAATAAAGAATACCGAGAATTAG
- a CDS encoding ECF transporter S component, with protein MHQKVVRTALLLALMIVLQSLRLLVPVPPFISMFVVGSAINACLLIALEITGPKAALGMAVLAPIVAFFQQALPLPIFILPVAFTNMAYVLIYHMTLSYNRWLAIILSSIGRMLILYASSSWAFSIVALPEKQATILKALMSWPQLVTGIIGGILCMLLLKRLASTINK; from the coding sequence ATGCATCAGAAAGTTGTGCGAACGGCTCTACTTTTAGCCTTAATGATTGTACTGCAGTCTCTTCGACTCCTTGTCCCAGTACCGCCTTTTATATCCATGTTTGTGGTGGGCAGCGCCATCAACGCATGCCTCCTGATAGCATTGGAAATCACAGGCCCAAAAGCGGCCCTCGGAATGGCTGTTCTCGCTCCCATTGTAGCGTTCTTTCAGCAAGCCCTGCCCTTACCCATCTTTATTCTGCCAGTGGCTTTCACCAATATGGCATATGTACTGATTTACCATATGACCTTATCTTACAATCGCTGGCTGGCGATCATCCTTTCTTCCATCGGTAGAATGCTGATTCTTTATGCCTCAAGCTCCTGGGCTTTTTCCATCGTTGCTCTTCCAGAGAAGCAGGCTACTATATTAAAAGCCCTCATGAGCTGGCCGCAGCTAGTCACCGGAATCATTGGCGGAATCCTTTGTATGCTCCTGTTAAAACGATTAGCAAGTACGATAAATAAATAG
- a CDS encoding TonB-dependent receptor plug domain-containing protein, whose translation MNKKLLLLLVPLLLSTGKSYAETADSHEFDMPEVVVTATKTVMNIQDVPAAVEVITAEDIQSYGAHILKDVIGSAAGVSIMRANGREALSIRGFDARYSMILIDGKRIPAEPDPYYELDRISLENVERIEIVRGPVTSLYGADALGGVVNIITKTASKETFTLRLNQGVLSRTGDRNGRYSFTYDSGKQEKFGMTLSGSYSDSDASLKSNGTTYSPFGERKNMNARFEYSPTDKETLTFTASRMEEDTREYAILQTAMGNVRTDVRDNNDRSQYALSYTKDLSDGELYFNAYRSVWDKYNDTVNRTSGQYINSVYGYTTISGLEARISKKVSDDHLLTLGGEYRPELFRGTGIQTGQGTFTKVFHGKVYEGSEVKTNYSAVYLQDQWTVSPKLLAVASARYDDSNKFESNVSPKIGVTYTPEPGWRVKFNAGQGFRVPSPNQLYLKLNVTRNGNLVSLLGNPSLKPEDSTSYDLSVERDVGNVKSKLTFFTSKITDMIDEAWVDSATVKYQNINRATIQGIEGEISVPLSDRLSWSGNYTYLDATNDLTNTRLYNRARHKLSSRVSYRQSETLTANLWVDSYLHYWFQPAANISTNTSYTLWNMNVEKQLTKNQTLLLGIDNIFNHKDDALSLPGAFIHVDLTMKL comes from the coding sequence GTGAATAAAAAACTGTTACTCCTTCTCGTTCCCTTACTCCTATCCACTGGGAAAAGCTATGCTGAAACGGCAGATTCTCATGAGTTTGACATGCCGGAAGTCGTCGTTACCGCAACGAAAACGGTAATGAACATTCAAGACGTTCCTGCTGCCGTTGAAGTGATCACCGCGGAAGACATCCAGTCCTATGGAGCACATATTCTAAAAGATGTGATCGGTTCCGCAGCCGGAGTTAGCATCATGAGAGCAAACGGACGGGAAGCTCTTTCCATTCGAGGATTTGACGCGCGTTATTCCATGATCTTGATCGACGGGAAACGAATTCCTGCAGAACCGGACCCCTATTATGAGCTGGACCGAATCTCCCTTGAAAATGTAGAGCGCATTGAAATCGTTCGCGGACCGGTAACTTCCCTGTACGGTGCGGATGCCCTTGGCGGTGTGGTTAATATTATTACAAAAACCGCATCAAAGGAAACCTTTACACTGCGGCTCAATCAAGGCGTTCTGTCTCGTACAGGTGACCGAAACGGGCGTTATTCCTTTACCTATGACTCCGGGAAACAGGAAAAATTCGGCATGACTCTTTCTGGCTCTTATTCTGATTCGGATGCATCCCTTAAGAGTAACGGAACAACCTATTCCCCTTTTGGCGAGCGAAAGAATATGAACGCCCGCTTTGAATACTCTCCTACAGACAAAGAAACTCTTACCTTTACGGCCTCACGTATGGAAGAAGATACTCGAGAATATGCGATCCTGCAAACCGCAATGGGGAACGTTCGTACCGATGTTCGCGATAATAACGACCGCAGTCAATATGCCCTCAGCTATACGAAAGACCTGTCTGATGGTGAACTCTATTTCAATGCCTACCGCTCCGTTTGGGATAAATACAATGACACGGTTAACCGGACAAGCGGGCAATACATAAACTCGGTCTATGGTTATACCACCATATCCGGTCTGGAAGCCCGTATTAGCAAAAAAGTATCAGACGATCACCTGCTAACCTTAGGCGGTGAATATCGCCCCGAATTGTTTCGCGGTACGGGAATTCAGACAGGACAAGGAACCTTCACCAAAGTATTTCATGGCAAAGTCTATGAAGGTTCTGAAGTCAAAACCAACTATTCTGCCGTCTATCTGCAGGACCAATGGACTGTATCCCCGAAACTCCTTGCCGTAGCATCGGCTCGCTATGACGACAGCAACAAGTTTGAAAGCAATGTGAGTCCCAAAATTGGCGTGACCTATACTCCCGAACCGGGCTGGCGCGTGAAGTTTAACGCGGGACAAGGTTTCCGGGTTCCTTCACCGAATCAATTGTACCTAAAACTGAATGTCACAAGAAACGGAAATTTAGTCAGTCTCCTTGGAAATCCGTCTCTAAAACCGGAAGACTCCACCTCCTATGATCTGTCTGTTGAACGGGATGTCGGCAACGTGAAGAGCAAACTGACCTTCTTCACCAGCAAAATCACAGATATGATCGATGAGGCTTGGGTCGACTCTGCTACGGTCAAATACCAGAATATTAACCGTGCGACGATTCAGGGAATCGAAGGCGAAATCTCTGTACCTCTATCCGACCGCTTATCCTGGTCCGGCAATTATACCTATCTGGATGCTACCAACGACTTGACGAATACTAGGCTCTACAACCGTGCACGTCACAAGCTCTCTTCCCGTGTTTCCTATCGCCAGTCAGAAACGCTGACTGCTAACCTGTGGGTGGATTCCTATCTGCATTATTGGTTCCAGCCTGCTGCCAACATATCAACCAATACATCTTATACCCTGTGGAATATGAATGTAGAAAAACAGCTTACGAAGAACCAAACGCTCTTACTCGGCATCGATAATATCTTCAACCACAAGGACGATGCCCTATCCTTGCCTGGAGCCTTTATTCACGTAGACTTAACAATGAAATTATAA
- a CDS encoding methyltransferase → MMEYPTHSPRKFIGMLQQYRETQLLFAGISLKVFDYLKHDTSAEKIASMTGYDERNLTLFLNSLAAIGLLEKNNHQFRNTPETELFLNQNSPYYLGEYLTFWNKMTGLDQVEELVRLGPDPAIQEQNQGKELFDFRKLARLTAVEARTGRVQSFLRAAAQFVEPTAPLRILDLGGGSGMMAIEFVRQFPLASGVIFEQPGVADVPEEFVAEGHLEHRLSIMRGDFMTDPIGGNYDLIIASGILDFANANLKELTAKIAQALTPSGYLYLVSHRVSDDYISPKESIVGWLSSHLAGLDILQTRSNIELALTSAGFRKTEIKPLDGAIQNLMGEFYTLSK, encoded by the coding sequence ATGATGGAATATCCTACCCATAGTCCAAGAAAATTTATTGGAATGCTGCAACAGTATAGAGAAACACAGCTCCTATTCGCTGGCATTTCCCTTAAGGTATTTGATTACCTAAAACATGATACGTCGGCAGAAAAAATCGCGTCGATGACCGGATATGATGAAAGAAACCTTACACTCTTTCTAAACAGTCTGGCAGCAATCGGTCTACTGGAAAAAAACAATCACCAATTCCGAAATACACCAGAAACAGAGTTGTTCCTCAATCAAAACAGCCCTTACTATTTAGGGGAATATCTGACCTTCTGGAACAAGATGACAGGACTCGACCAAGTGGAAGAACTGGTTCGCCTCGGACCCGATCCAGCCATTCAAGAACAGAATCAAGGCAAAGAGCTATTTGATTTTCGCAAGCTAGCACGCTTAACAGCAGTAGAGGCCCGTACAGGCCGCGTTCAGTCATTTTTGCGCGCTGCCGCACAATTCGTAGAGCCTACTGCCCCCCTTCGGATTTTGGATCTTGGCGGAGGGTCAGGAATGATGGCTATCGAATTTGTCCGCCAGTTCCCTTTGGCTTCCGGCGTCATTTTTGAACAGCCCGGAGTGGCCGATGTTCCTGAAGAGTTTGTGGCAGAGGGGCATCTGGAACACCGCCTATCCATCATGCGCGGTGACTTTATGACTGATCCCATCGGTGGCAATTATGACCTGATTATCGCGTCGGGAATCTTAGATTTTGCCAATGCAAATCTAAAAGAGCTGACCGCGAAAATAGCACAGGCTCTCACCCCTTCAGGCTATCTTTATCTGGTCAGCCATAGAGTAAGCGACGACTATATATCGCCAAAAGAATCCATTGTTGGCTGGCTGTCGAGTCATCTTGCAGGTCTTGACATCTTACAAACCAGATCGAACATTGAGCTCGCCCTTACAAGTGCAGGTTTTCGGAAAACGGAAATCAAACCATTGGATGGTGCTATCCAAAATCTAATGGGCGAATTTTATACACTATCGAAGTAA
- a CDS encoding MarR family winged helix-turn-helix transcriptional regulator, with the protein MSTRCYDIDHDLFYNLAAVTVVIVTEFRYNKVMKKKSYATMSKFMRLIETIANSKMKQLDFGDGIVLYRGEIHMIRAIGDHPGMFISEIARYFGVTRAVVSKSVLKIEKSGYVRKVVDPLDKKRVQVYLTERGEAAYQAHNAFHLEKDDYIFAHLEGLSAKELEAVSVFLDKAQQMIDHHF; encoded by the coding sequence TTGTCAACGAGATGTTATGATATAGATCATGATCTTTTCTATAATTTGGCAGCGGTAACAGTTGTTATAGTTACTGAATTTCGATACAATAAGGTCATGAAGAAAAAATCATATGCAACGATGAGTAAGTTTATGCGGTTGATTGAAACAATTGCTAACAGCAAAATGAAACAGCTGGATTTTGGTGATGGTATCGTTCTATATCGAGGTGAGATTCACATGATTAGGGCGATCGGCGATCATCCAGGCATGTTTATTTCTGAAATTGCACGATATTTTGGTGTTACCCGGGCAGTTGTTTCGAAAAGTGTTTTGAAGATCGAAAAGAGCGGCTATGTGCGCAAAGTGGTAGATCCTTTAGATAAGAAGCGTGTTCAAGTATACCTGACAGAGCGGGGAGAGGCCGCATATCAGGCTCATAACGCATTTCACTTGGAGAAAGACGATTATATTTTTGCGCATTTGGAGGGCTTGAGCGCAAAAGAATTAGAGGCAGTCAGTGTGTTTTTAGACAAAGCACAGCAAATGATCGATCATCATTTTTGA
- a CDS encoding ATP-dependent DNA helicase, giving the protein MKQIELISLPFHSEPKPQKRASAKPAIEREEQGKEEITPPNIPQVDILDLRKHPITYTAHQETALKEIASFLCSSQESVYILSGYAGTGKTTIAENIVKYGLALGKECIITAPTNQAVKVLKDKFGEIKVLFKTLHSTLYGSPDADTGEWIASVKFKAHHVILVDESSMISKTVYADLIKEVQPAHAKVIFFGDSFQLEPVGDDPEILRNQNFELTEVKRQGAGSEILLYATCLRNLKQVVIPNASRGEVQILGKQATARAFLQSVVHNENSIFIIGTNKARLILNQKAREVKFGKEITDEPQEGDRILFIGNGTYFVNGDKMTLEQVTIITEKVLPIKGTSKDSPSFVRAYLIMNYNHKILLLPAIEKSSVYHAQFLEVNQHFPDDWYNKNPITYKFELSKEVSIATYGYVITAHKSQGSQWEKVFVHQDAFRSNPRWLYTAATRAEKELTLTMESSPCKWTWDQIMKAANHAYKE; this is encoded by the coding sequence ATGAAGCAGATTGAACTCATTTCACTGCCATTTCATTCTGAACCGAAACCGCAAAAAAGAGCCAGTGCAAAACCTGCTATTGAAAGGGAGGAACAAGGCAAGGAAGAAATCACCCCACCAAACATACCACAGGTTGATATTCTCGATCTTCGCAAACATCCTATAACCTATACGGCTCATCAAGAAACAGCCCTCAAGGAAATCGCTTCCTTCTTATGCAGCAGTCAGGAATCGGTATATATCCTTTCCGGTTATGCCGGGACTGGCAAAACGACCATCGCTGAAAACATCGTCAAATATGGACTGGCTCTAGGCAAAGAGTGCATCATTACAGCCCCTACCAACCAAGCCGTCAAGGTACTAAAGGACAAATTCGGTGAAATCAAGGTTCTTTTTAAAACCCTTCACTCCACCTTGTATGGTTCACCTGATGCTGATACTGGTGAATGGATAGCCAGTGTCAAGTTTAAAGCTCACCATGTCATTCTCGTTGACGAATCCTCCATGATCAGTAAAACTGTCTACGCCGATCTCATCAAGGAGGTTCAGCCTGCCCATGCAAAGGTCATCTTCTTCGGGGACAGCTTCCAACTCGAACCCGTGGGCGATGATCCAGAGATATTGCGCAACCAAAATTTTGAACTCACCGAAGTCAAACGGCAGGGAGCCGGCAGTGAAATTCTGCTTTATGCAACCTGCCTCAGAAATCTAAAGCAAGTCGTCATTCCCAATGCGTCCCGAGGAGAAGTACAGATATTAGGCAAGCAAGCCACCGCCAGAGCTTTTCTCCAGTCCGTCGTTCATAATGAAAACAGCATCTTCATCATTGGCACCAACAAGGCAAGGCTTATCCTCAATCAAAAAGCCCGTGAGGTCAAATTCGGCAAAGAGATAACGGATGAACCCCAAGAGGGGGATCGAATCCTCTTTATCGGCAATGGCACCTATTTCGTCAATGGCGATAAAATGACTTTGGAGCAAGTCACCATCATTACAGAGAAGGTTCTTCCCATCAAAGGAACTTCCAAAGATTCTCCCAGCTTTGTTCGGGCTTATCTCATTATGAACTATAATCACAAGATTCTTCTCCTGCCTGCCATAGAGAAGTCTTCTGTTTATCATGCGCAATTTCTGGAGGTCAATCAGCATTTTCCTGATGACTGGTACAATAAAAACCCTATTACCTACAAATTTGAACTGTCCAAAGAGGTGTCCATTGCAACCTACGGCTACGTCATCACTGCTCACAAAAGCCAAGGCAGTCAATGGGAAAAAGTCTTTGTCCACCAAGATGCGTTTAGGAGTAACCCCCGCTGGCTCTATACCGCAGCGACCCGGGCAGAAAAAGAGCTTACACTGACCATGGAATCAAGCCCCTGCAAGTGGACTTGGGATCAGATTATGAAAGCAGCAAATCATGCCTACAAGGAATGA
- a CDS encoding sigma-54-dependent transcriptional regulator gives MNILLVDYATDSRAGIAGFLREMGHHVTERGDVDEAYATYTAGVFSMVLTDIRMPAKLGEDLLHRITALPGEKADVVLFTNYDDRGSAVNILREGAYDYLLKPVNVIELAAITDRIAEHHSLLRENKVLTERFGEEVQAATAETQREVARLKKVLSQTAGLDTIGFFSAEMNQIMRLAKIFHEDRSIPVLIQGETGTGKEIMSRMIHYGDMATQEPFIDLNCAALTANLFESELFGYEPGSFTGGLTKGQKGKLDVAQGGTLLLDEVGEIPLELQGKLLRVIQEKEFYRVGGLKKVKTDVRIICATNADLEQRVEEGTFRRDLFFRLKVGHLIIPPLRERTDDIIPLAQMFLKHFAKEKGKHFLRISPSAVDLLLAYEWPGNVRELRNAMELAVLMYDDVELKAMHVNLNMQQKVASSPIPIVISSDSLPIDPNRFFLPATGIDLEDFIDRIVHQSLEMCHGNKTEAAKHLGISRRSFYCRLERKKAAKKPLQLQTDSVNAIVPTA, from the coding sequence ATGAACATTTTACTTGTTGATTATGCTACGGACAGCAGAGCGGGGATTGCAGGATTCTTGCGGGAAATGGGGCATCATGTCACGGAACGAGGCGACGTGGATGAAGCATATGCCACCTATACTGCAGGTGTTTTTTCCATGGTATTAACTGATATAAGAATGCCGGCAAAGCTGGGGGAAGATTTACTGCATCGTATAACGGCCCTGCCTGGTGAAAAAGCAGATGTTGTTTTGTTTACCAATTATGATGATCGAGGTTCAGCTGTCAATATTTTGCGGGAAGGGGCGTATGATTATCTATTAAAACCGGTTAACGTAATTGAATTGGCGGCGATTACGGATCGGATTGCGGAACATCATTCCTTGCTTCGCGAGAATAAAGTGCTCACTGAGCGGTTCGGTGAAGAAGTGCAGGCTGCAACAGCTGAGACTCAGCGTGAAGTAGCCAGGCTCAAAAAGGTACTATCCCAAACAGCTGGGCTCGATACGATAGGATTTTTCTCCGCAGAAATGAACCAGATTATGCGGTTGGCAAAGATATTTCATGAAGATCGATCCATACCGGTGCTTATCCAAGGAGAAACAGGAACGGGTAAGGAAATTATGTCAAGAATGATTCATTATGGTGACATGGCTACCCAGGAACCTTTTATTGATTTGAATTGCGCAGCGCTCACCGCCAATTTATTTGAAAGTGAGCTGTTTGGTTATGAGCCCGGATCTTTTACCGGTGGTCTAACGAAAGGGCAAAAAGGGAAACTGGATGTGGCGCAAGGCGGTACTTTGCTGCTGGACGAGGTGGGTGAAATACCTTTGGAGCTGCAGGGGAAATTGCTGAGAGTCATACAGGAGAAGGAATTTTATCGCGTTGGCGGTTTAAAGAAAGTAAAAACAGATGTGAGGATTATTTGTGCTACTAATGCGGACTTGGAGCAGCGGGTAGAAGAGGGGACGTTCCGCCGGGATTTGTTTTTTCGGCTAAAAGTGGGGCATTTAATCATTCCCCCTCTTCGCGAGCGCACGGATGATATTATTCCTCTTGCGCAGATGTTTCTAAAGCATTTTGCCAAGGAAAAAGGCAAGCACTTTCTTCGTATCAGCCCAAGTGCCGTTGATCTATTATTGGCTTACGAATGGCCGGGAAATGTGCGTGAGCTCAGGAATGCAATGGAGTTGGCAGTGCTGATGTATGACGATGTAGAGCTTAAAGCCATGCATGTGAATTTGAATATGCAGCAGAAGGTGGCATCATCCCCAATCCCAATTGTAATATCTTCCGACTCTCTGCCCATTGATCCCAATCGTTTTTTCTTACCTGCAACAGGGATTGATTTGGAAGACTTTATCGACCGGATTGTCCATCAGTCTCTAGAAATGTGTCATGGCAATAAGACGGAGGCGGCTAAACATTTAGGAATCTCCAGGCGTTCCTTTTACTGTCGTTTGGAACGAAAAAAGGCAGCCAAGAAGCCTCTCCAGTTACAAACCGATTCTGTGAATGCTATAGTTCCAACAGCATAG
- a CDS encoding ATP-binding protein, producing the protein MDKQRENLTAADKKSEEIIEDKRVVQIADPSKNSVAGKDTELAASQVGYQDLFDNMPNGCVYYKVLLDEAEDPVDLVYIKVNSAYGRNIGRSLSELIGKRVTAVFQELTGEGFPCMAAYLNVALFGEPVNFTQYFDQQDKWYSISAYSPQPGYVVEISEDITEQKKAEGERREREKQVALIERVASLGALAAGVAHEINQPLQALKIMADSMIYWYDKGKETSIEKVIESCRKISVQAGYITCIVEWMQDSVNKAWSDAPEEVDVKKMIQRVLILVQERLRAHGIQLRENSCDNSLMVWGDSRRLEEIVIIILVNAIDSFVCVDQGAREIRITTSCVEDRAVIEISNNGPAIPDDIIGKIFEPFFSSSKSGTKLGMGLAIVKSVVNAHNGTIQVFSSNQQVTFRIEFPLYRQSV; encoded by the coding sequence ATGGATAAACAAAGAGAAAACCTAACTGCTGCAGATAAAAAATCAGAAGAAATCATAGAAGACAAGAGGGTTGTGCAAATTGCTGATCCTTCTAAAAATAGTGTTGCTGGCAAAGATACAGAGTTAGCTGCCAGTCAGGTCGGATACCAAGATCTGTTTGATAACATGCCCAATGGGTGTGTATACTACAAGGTACTACTTGACGAGGCAGAAGACCCTGTTGATCTCGTATATATAAAAGTGAATTCTGCCTATGGAAGAAATATAGGCCGTTCCCTTAGTGAACTGATTGGCAAACGAGTGACAGCGGTTTTTCAAGAGTTGACTGGAGAAGGCTTTCCATGTATGGCGGCATATCTGAATGTGGCCTTGTTCGGGGAGCCAGTGAACTTTACGCAATATTTTGATCAGCAAGACAAGTGGTATTCCATTTCTGCGTACAGTCCTCAGCCTGGTTATGTTGTTGAAATATCGGAAGATATTACTGAGCAAAAAAAGGCAGAAGGTGAAAGACGTGAAAGAGAAAAGCAAGTGGCGTTAATCGAAAGAGTAGCTTCCTTGGGTGCCCTGGCTGCAGGAGTGGCCCACGAGATTAATCAACCGCTGCAAGCCTTGAAAATTATGGCAGATAGTATGATTTATTGGTATGATAAGGGGAAAGAAACGAGTATAGAAAAGGTGATTGAGAGCTGCCGGAAGATTTCGGTACAGGCTGGCTATATAACTTGTATTGTTGAATGGATGCAGGATTCGGTAAATAAGGCTTGGTCTGACGCACCAGAAGAAGTAGATGTAAAGAAAATGATTCAGCGGGTATTAATTCTGGTTCAAGAAAGATTAAGAGCCCACGGCATTCAATTGCGTGAAAACAGTTGCGACAACTCCCTTATGGTATGGGGTGACAGCAGACGTTTAGAAGAAATCGTAATCATTATTTTGGTGAATGCAATAGACTCCTTTGTTTGCGTTGATCAAGGCGCAAGGGAGATTCGTATTACTACCTCGTGTGTAGAAGATCGCGCTGTAATAGAGATTAGCAACAATGGACCTGCTATTCCTGATGACATCATAGGGAAAATATTTGAGCCCTTTTTCTCCTCTTCAAAGTCTGGTACGAAACTAGGCATGGGACTTGCCATTGTAAAGTCTGTTGTTAATGCTCATAACGGTACAATTCAAGTCTTTAGTTCTAACCAGCAAGTGACATTTCGCATTGAGTTTCCGCTATATCGGCAATCGGTATAG